A part of Arachis hypogaea cultivar Tifrunner chromosome 12, arahy.Tifrunner.gnm2.J5K5, whole genome shotgun sequence genomic DNA contains:
- the LOC112726381 gene encoding LOW QUALITY PROTEIN: putative disease resistance RPP13-like protein 1 (The sequence of the model RefSeq protein was modified relative to this genomic sequence to represent the inferred CDS: substituted 1 base at 1 genomic stop codon), with protein sequence MAEALVVGALVSGFANVVLDRLISPEFVNLVVGKKLDRKLVERLRTALLAAEALVADAEQKQFGNDRVRKWLDSLRDALYTADDLLDRVFIKTEIRNKVRTHLPSFLNLSDRKMVTKIEEVVKTIEDLEKLKDTLGLEKIPTSSSSWRPPSTSLVKGNVYGRDGDQQALIKMLNDNNQHNFSVISIVGMGGVGKTTLAQWLYNNKDLMDGVDLKAWICVSENFDVVETTKNVIKGISSGACSLDSFDLLQQHLKEKLSEKKFFIVLDDVWSEDVDKWNSFVTPFQHGRKGSTILLTTRKENVGRIVQHYNSYTLKELSDDYCWSIFADNATFPESNGSLELEGIGRKIVERCDGLPLAAETLGRLLRXERRVEEWNKILSNDIWEFPMSNSKIVPALLISYYHLPEHLKRCFVYCSLYPKDYQFDKDELILLWMAENLLRPPKRGETLEEVGRECFDDLVSRLFFKQGEDYLRKYFVMHDLMHDLATSLAGNLYCKFSEELGEKEEMSILTRHLSYGDSIPEKICSSNKIESLRTLLCRKHGAHARKGCAMLPGDILSKNKYLRVLSFGRLNIFPDSLAKLIQLRYLDLSWSDIVVLPESLCKLCNLQTLKLEYCFKLTMLPNGMYNLVNLRHLDIRGTPLKEMPKGMGKLKQLRILSKFVVGKQEDNGMEELGGLLNLHGSLEIEKLENVVDGNEARSARIIDKKQIEELLLKWSLSSGDDMVSKTHTDEQDILHGLQPHTGLKKLTVDVYRGKIFPDWIGHSLYQNMTSVSLECCWNCCVVPSLGQLPSLKSLRIERFDELKSIGKEFYKNEGHQHSSPIAPFPSLESLEFDRMSCWEEWHLPDSEAFPQLKSLQIRGCRMLKGDMVNQVLMRIVSSSSDVSKVRQLKIQDDERWHKKMRLDGDSLSIRGFESVAECAFKARIIHHLTSLQEIYISWSESVVSLGGNCLPKSLQKLTIFHCHHIELLQQQHKYGLVDLQIYESCDSLTSLSLDAFPNLKNLEIKDCSNLESVSMSEPPHASLQRLTIFNCPQLVSFPQEGLATPNLTHLDVSRCLKLEALPRGMNTLLPNLESLDIQGCPNICRWPEGGLLANLKELRIGDCEEQVRGLSWLGNLDNLTHLTISGVGCKSIKSYPEVGSLPHLPSLTTLEICWFKNLETLECNELLRLTSLQQLHISSCWKLENMAGEKLPPSLLLLRIRCCSLLEEHCKNKHQLIWPKISHIPTIKFVDF encoded by the coding sequence ATGGCTGAAGCACTTGTTGTTGGAGCTTTAGTTTCTGGCTTCGCCAATGTTGTTCTTGACAGGCTCATTTCACCTGAGTTTGTCAACTTGGTGGTGGGCAAGAAGCTGGACCGGAAGTTGGTTGAGAGGCTGAGGACTGCTCTCTTGGCTGCTGAAGCTCTGGTTGCTGACGCCGAGCAGAAGCAGTTTGGAAACGATCGTGTGAGGAAATGGCTTGATAGTCTCAGGGATGCTCTCTACACTGCTGATGACTTGCTGGACCGTGTCTTCATCAAAACTGAAATTCGCAACAAGGTACGCACTCATCTTCCTAGCTTCCTTAATTTGTCTGATAGGAAGATGGTGACAAAGATAGAAGAGGTGGTTAAAACAATAGAAGATCTTGAGAAACTCAAAGATACCCTTGGTCTTGAAAAGATTCCAACGAGTAGCTCCTCATGGAGACCTCCATCCACTTCTCTTGTAAAGGGGAATGTGTATGGCAGGGATGGTGATCAACAGGCACTAATCAAGATGCTCAATGACAACAATCAGCATAACTTTTCCGTCATCTCTATTGTTGGTATGGGTGGGGTTGGTAAAACAACTTTAGCACAATGGCTGTACAACAATAAGGATTTAATGGACGGGGTGGATCTGAAAGCATGGATTTGTGTTTCTGAAAATTTTGATGTTGTTGAGACTACTAAGAATGTTATAAAGGGGATCTCTTCAGGTGCTTGTAGTCTTGACAGCTTTGATTTACTTCAACAACATTTGAAGGAAAAACTGTCAGAAAAGAAGTTCTTCATTGTTTTGGACGATGTTTGGAGTGAAGATGTTGACAAGTGGAATAGTTTTGTCACCCCTTTTCAACATGGGAGAAAAGGGAGCACAATTCTTCTAACTACCCGCAAGGAAAATGTTGGTCGAATAGTCCAACACTATAACTCCTACACTCTCAAGGAACTGTCAGATGACTATTGTTGGTCTATTTTTGCGGACAATGCAACCTTTCCTGAATCAAATGGGAGCTTGGAACTGGAAGGAATAGGTAGAAAGATTGTCGAGAGGTGTGATGGTTTGCCATTAGCTGCAGAAACACTTGGACGCTTGTTGCGCTAAGAGCGTCGTGTTGAAGAATGGAATAAAATACTATCAAATGACATTTGGGAATTTCCTATGTCAAATAGTAAAATTGTTCCTGCATTGTTAATAAGTTACTATCATCTTCCTGAACATTTGAAACGCTGCTTTGTTTATTGTTCGTTGTATCCCAAAGATTATCAATTTGATAAAGATGAATTAATCTTGCTATGGATGGCTGAAAATCTTTTGCGACCTCCAAAGAGGGGAGAGACTTTAGAAGAAGTTGGTCGAGAGTGTTTTGATGATTTGGTTTCAAGACTATTTTTCAAGCAGGGCGAGGACTATTTAAGGAAGTATTttgtgatgcatgatctcatgcatGACTTAGCAACTTCTCTTGCTGGAAATCTTTATTGTAAATTCTCAGAAGAACTTGGTGAAAAGGAAGAGATGAGTATTCTAACTCGTCATTTGTCATATGGTGATTCAATCCCTGAGAAAATATGCTCCTCTAATAAAATAGAATCTTTGAGGACATTGTTGTGTCGCAAACATGGAGCTCATGCCAGGAAAGGATGCGCAATGTTACCAGGTGACATATTGTCAAAGAATAAATATTTGAGAGTTTTGTCCTTTGGTAGACTCAATATATTTCCTGATTCACTAGCTAAATTGATCCAATTGCGCTATTTGGATCTCTCTTGGAGTGATATTGTGGTATTGCCCGAGTCATTGTGCAAGTTGTGTAATTTACAAACATTAAAGCTAGAATATTGTTTTAAACTGACTATGCTGCCCAATGGCATGTATAATCTGGTGAATTTGCGGCATCTTGATATAAGGGGTACTCCTCTGAAAGAAATGCCAAAAGGAATGGGCAAATTAAAACAGTTGCGCATTTTAAGCAAGTTTGTGGTGGGAAagcaagaagacaatggaatGGAAGAGTTAGGAGGGCTTTTAAATCTTCATGGATCACTTGAGATTGAGAAATTGGAGAATGTGGTTGATGGCAATGAGGCAAGGAGTGCAAGGATAATAGATAAGAAGCAGATTGAGGAGTTATTGTTGAAATGGTCTCTGTCTTCAGGTGATGATATGGTTTCAAAAACACATACTGATGAACAAGATATACTCCACGGCTTGCAACCACACACAGGCTTGAAAAAGTTGACTGTTGATGTATACAGAGGTAAAATATTTCCAGACTGGATTGGGCATTCCTTGTACCAAAACATGACAAGTGTATCTCTAGAATGTTGCTGGAATTGCTGCGTGGTGCCTTCACTTGGACAGCTGCCATCTCTAAAGTCCCTCCGCATTGAAAGGTTTGATGAGCTGAAGAGCATTGGCAAGGAGTTTTACAAGAATGAAGGCCATCAACATTCTTCGCCTATTGCACCGTTTCCCTCACTGGAGTCATTGGAATTTGATAGGATGTCATGCTGGGAGGAGTGGCACTTACCTGACTCAGAAGCCTTTCCTCAGCTTAAGAGTCTTCAAATAAGAGGGTGTCGAATGTTAAAGGGAGATATGGTTAATCAGGTATTAATGAGAATCGTTTCTTCCTCATCGGATGTTTCCAAAGTGCGCCAACTGAAAATACAAGATGATGAACGATGGCATAAAAAGATGAGACTTGATGGGGATAGTTTATCAATTAGGGGATTTGAATCTGTGGCGGAGTGTGCATTTAAGGCAAGGATCATCCACCATCTAACTTCCCTCCAAGAAATATATATCTCATGGTCTGAGTCTGTTGTATCCTTGGGGGGCAATTGTTTACCCAAATCTTTGCAAAAACTCACAATCTTTCATTGCCACCACATTGAATTACTCCAGCAACAACACAAGTATGGTTTGGTAGATCTACAAATATATGAAAGCTGTGATTCACTGACCTCATTGTCGTTGGATGCCTTTCCCAATCTCAAGAATCTGGAGATAAAAGACTGTTCAAATCTGGAATCAGTTTCAATGTCAGAGCCACCACACGCTTCTCTTCAACGTCTCACCATCTTTAACTGCCCTCAATTAGTGTCATTTCCCCAAGAAGGACTGGCTACACCCAACTTGACTCATCTCGATGTTAGCAGGTGCTTGAAGTTGGAGGCATTGCCACGTGGCATGAATACTCTTCTCCCAAATTTAGAGTCTCTCGACATACAAGGTTGCCCAAACATTTGTAGGTGGCCAGAGGGTGGTTTGCTGGCTAACCTGAAAGAGCTTAGGATAGGAGATTGCGAGGAACAAGTGAGGGGTCTATCATGGTTGGGCAACTTGGACAACCTCACTCATCTCACCATTTCTGGTGTTGGGTGTAAGAGCATAAAGTCATACCCAGAGGTGGGTTCGCTGCCTCACCTTCCCTCCCTTACCACTCTTGAGATATGCTGGTTCAAGAATCTGGAGACATTGGAGTGCAACGAGCTTCTCCGCCTCACCTCCCTTCAGCAATTGCACATTTCAAGCTGTTGGAAGCTGGAGAATATGGCAGGAGAAAAGCTGCCTCCCTCTCTCTTGCTACTTCGAATTCGATGTTGTTCTTTGCTAGAAGAACACTGCAAGAACAAGCATCAACTAATCTGGCCCAAAATTTCCCACATCCCCACCATTAAATTCGTAGATTTCTGA